Proteins from one Dethiobacter alkaliphilus AHT 1 genomic window:
- a CDS encoding DUF1361 domain-containing protein, whose translation MHIINEKIPAWFPRDLINPFLYLISCSILVTGLFFIPFFDMYLQGHWWWLPWNIFLAWLPLFFALCLLWAVHGEQSRLIIITCWGLWLFFYPNAPYMLTDLIHLNRFEFVIGTQFSADPAVWFGFLHLVAGVAVGCGFGLLSLVMLQRYTERTRGAVWSWLLVAGTSLLSGIGIWIGRNLRFNSWDILFRPFHLLRNIASQFDRNAFLLCLLFTIMCAGAHLMVVSFNKEVKDERGIRN comes from the coding sequence ATGCACATCATAAACGAAAAAATTCCCGCTTGGTTTCCGCGAGACTTAATCAATCCGTTTCTGTATCTAATCAGCTGTTCGATACTGGTTACAGGATTGTTTTTTATTCCGTTTTTCGATATGTATCTCCAAGGTCATTGGTGGTGGTTGCCCTGGAACATCTTCCTTGCGTGGCTACCTCTATTTTTCGCCTTGTGTCTACTATGGGCGGTGCACGGAGAGCAGAGTCGTCTGATAATAATTACCTGCTGGGGCCTGTGGCTGTTTTTCTATCCCAACGCACCATATATGCTTACGGATTTGATTCACCTAAACCGCTTTGAGTTTGTTATTGGCACCCAATTCAGTGCCGATCCGGCGGTATGGTTCGGTTTTCTGCACTTGGTTGCGGGCGTGGCAGTAGGTTGCGGCTTTGGTTTGCTCTCGCTTGTCATGCTCCAACGGTATACGGAACGAACGCGCGGTGCTGTGTGGAGCTGGCTGCTGGTTGCCGGAACTTCACTGCTTTCCGGCATTGGCATATGGATCGGCCGCAATCTGCGTTTTAACAGTTGGGACATCTTATTCCGTCCATTCCACCTGCTTCGCAATATCGCCTCACAATTCGACCGCAACGCCTTCCTGCTGTGCCTATTATTCACGATTATGTGCGCGGGGGCGCATTTGATGGTGGTGTCTTTTAACAAGGAGGTGAAAGATGAAAGAGGTATTCGCAATTAA
- a CDS encoding anti-sigma factor, whose protein sequence is MAILRFYYSGQGKKSVRKGEFDKMTEEFRIKLKRYYEGTLSEEEAAEVENELEKMEIYQSYLDEFLDKDQPQQGRGKNGDQHTNKQRKIIKKGKWRARVENALTAIVFLLVLTILSSSISGAFFVSGSPNRVDTFREVISRTIAVTRPNLRINNDYSQIGAFFTMDNSGTLEKRVGGEYIRAGEFDMRFLFNRPGAPDIQLHTERVAVRYPFQYPGADAPTEPEWSILENLPEGTVAEAYISLDGFYQLEQVTELFAAKEIAPVWAVVDTGFDDMREMDDNPWIPSPIGFPVGSGRSDVSEYFLETLTFLQRHEDIANSVGFRNNLFLQDRLDYLNDNGIKIYGLVVTGPTKEILQLREESWVTFLLLGEVRLWNWR, encoded by the coding sequence TTGGCTATTTTAAGGTTTTATTATTCAGGGCAAGGCAAAAAATCCGTCAGGAAAGGGGAGTTTGATAAGATGACAGAGGAGTTTAGGATAAAGCTAAAAAGATACTACGAAGGAACGCTTTCTGAAGAAGAGGCGGCAGAAGTGGAGAATGAATTGGAAAAAATGGAGATTTATCAATCCTACCTTGACGAATTTTTAGATAAAGACCAGCCGCAGCAGGGTCGCGGTAAAAATGGAGATCAACATACTAATAAACAACGAAAAATAATAAAAAAAGGGAAGTGGAGGGCAAGGGTTGAAAATGCCCTGACTGCTATTGTTTTCTTGTTAGTTTTAACTATTCTTTCTTCCTCAATTTCTGGAGCTTTTTTTGTTAGCGGGAGCCCTAATCGGGTTGATACATTCAGAGAGGTAATATCTCGAACAATTGCGGTGACCAGGCCTAATCTGAGGATAAACAATGACTACTCCCAGATAGGCGCTTTCTTCACCATGGATAATTCCGGTACTTTGGAAAAAAGAGTGGGCGGCGAGTACATCAGAGCCGGAGAATTTGATATGAGGTTCTTGTTTAATCGGCCGGGGGCACCTGATATTCAACTGCATACCGAGAGGGTTGCAGTCCGTTATCCTTTTCAATATCCGGGAGCAGATGCTCCCACAGAGCCGGAATGGAGTATTTTAGAGAATTTGCCGGAGGGCACTGTGGCCGAGGCGTATATTTCTCTGGACGGGTTTTATCAGTTAGAGCAAGTAACAGAACTATTTGCAGCCAAAGAAATCGCGCCGGTTTGGGCTGTAGTGGATACAGGATTTGATGACATGAGAGAAATGGATGACAATCCGTGGATTCCTTCCCCCATTGGCTTTCCCGTCGGTAGTGGGAGAAGCGACGTTTCAGAATATTTTCTGGAAACGCTTACTTTCTTACAGAGGCATGAAGATATAGCCAATAGTGTTGGTTTTAGGAATAATTTGTTTTTGCAGGATCGTTTGGATTACCTAAATGATAACGGCATAAAGATATATGGACTTGTGGTTACCGGCCCTACAAAAGAGATTTTGCAACTTAGAGAAGAAAGCTGGGTAACGTTTCTTTTGCTGGGTGAGGTTCGTTTATGGAATTGGCGTTAA
- a CDS encoding sigma-70 family RNA polymerase sigma factor, whose product MKRDTLDEIYKSYMDEVYRYLLFLCRNHYLAEDVMQETFYRAYLHLEDCPEERVKPWLFRVAHNAFVDIQRKDTRNYTKAHDYFERLTDGVSAEDEAIKKEGLTELTTIICNLPGKQQEAILLYDFHGFSYDQSAEIMDVKVGYFKVLLFRARQKIRQERGV is encoded by the coding sequence ATGAAGCGTGATACATTGGATGAAATATACAAGTCATATATGGATGAAGTATATCGCTATCTGCTATTTTTGTGCCGCAATCATTATCTGGCAGAAGATGTGATGCAGGAAACGTTTTATCGCGCTTATTTGCATCTTGAGGATTGCCCGGAAGAGCGAGTAAAGCCATGGTTGTTTAGAGTAGCTCACAATGCCTTTGTTGATATTCAGCGTAAAGATACCCGTAATTATACCAAAGCTCACGATTATTTCGAGAGACTTACAGATGGGGTAAGTGCTGAGGATGAAGCCATTAAAAAAGAAGGGCTAACAGAACTAACCACAATAATCTGCAACCTGCCTGGCAAACAGCAGGAAGCAATTCTGTTATATGATTTCCATGGATTTTCCTATGACCAATCCGCTGAAATCATGGATGTGAAGGTTGGCTATTTTAAGGTTTTATTATTCAGGGCAAGGCAAAAAATCCGTCAGGAAAGGGGAGTTTGA
- a CDS encoding TRAP transporter permease, which yields MTLFYVFLREAGTGGYLFTLFLAILGPFRGGPAKAIVIAAAFLRSITGVPTANANVTGSHTISVLQKNGYKPEVIGAVESAVLTNSQLMPPLMGAAGFIIAEFMGMSYVQVITAATLPALLSFGYILAVLHLESKKSEIKPTAIDDIPPFWPTLFSGIQYFIPILVFIYFILTLQAAPAVAVIPSIGAVVILAIIIKVVHAFKNLRSGQSTKSVQKQATSIWTFIIRSLDGGARAMAAMTVGFAAASFILSVITLTGLQGRMVVYIETLAGNSLVAVLLLTALVCLIAGMGMPAPAKRIVTAVLTAAAIPLVQPNLHWLAVHLFIFYYAVLADNVPRIGIAAHSAYQAAGSDPNKTGLLGVKYNLAAFLLPFLFIWNPQLLMIDTVWYIAMLTGAITFVGLYCIAAIVQRWLITQLRIADQFILLAIAIALLWPNLISNFVGIFAFALFYLKARSVNIS from the coding sequence TTGACCCTTTTCTATGTCTTTCTACGGGAGGCCGGGACAGGAGGTTATCTGTTTACGCTTTTTCTTGCCATACTTGGTCCATTTCGCGGTGGTCCCGCCAAAGCTATTGTAATTGCTGCCGCTTTTTTGCGTAGCATTACCGGGGTTCCCACAGCAAACGCCAATGTTACCGGCTCTCATACTATTTCAGTATTACAGAAAAATGGCTATAAGCCGGAAGTAATTGGTGCTGTGGAATCTGCGGTATTGACCAACAGCCAACTGATGCCACCGCTAATGGGAGCAGCTGGTTTTATCATAGCTGAGTTTATGGGAATGTCCTACGTGCAGGTTATTACCGCCGCTACTCTACCGGCTTTGCTTAGTTTTGGCTACATTCTTGCCGTGCTCCATCTTGAGAGCAAAAAGTCAGAGATAAAACCCACCGCAATAGACGATATTCCACCGTTTTGGCCCACATTATTTTCTGGCATACAATACTTTATTCCTATCCTGGTTTTCATCTATTTCATATTAACTTTGCAGGCTGCACCTGCCGTTGCGGTTATCCCCTCAATTGGTGCTGTGGTTATTCTCGCTATCATCATAAAAGTAGTTCATGCCTTTAAAAACCTCAGATCTGGTCAGTCCACAAAGTCCGTACAGAAACAGGCTACATCAATCTGGACATTTATCATCCGCAGCCTGGACGGTGGAGCCAGAGCGATGGCAGCAATGACGGTTGGATTTGCAGCAGCGTCCTTTATTTTAAGCGTAATAACACTAACCGGCCTGCAAGGTCGCATGGTGGTTTACATTGAAACTTTGGCAGGAAACAGTTTAGTAGCGGTCCTGCTATTGACAGCTTTGGTTTGTTTAATTGCAGGTATGGGCATGCCGGCGCCGGCCAAAAGGATCGTTACAGCAGTACTGACTGCAGCGGCTATCCCACTGGTTCAACCTAATCTTCATTGGTTAGCCGTTCACCTGTTCATTTTCTATTACGCCGTCCTGGCCGACAATGTGCCTCGGATTGGGATTGCCGCCCATAGCGCCTATCAGGCTGCCGGGTCAGATCCTAATAAAACCGGCCTGCTGGGTGTGAAATATAATCTGGCTGCGTTTTTGCTACCTTTTTTGTTCATCTGGAACCCACAGTTGCTGATGATAGACACCGTCTGGTACATAGCCATGCTTACTGGTGCTATCACCTTTGTGGGCCTGTACTGTATTGCCGCCATAGTGCAGCGCTGGTTAATTACGCAGCTCAGAATTGCAGACCAATTTATCCTGCTGGCTATTGCAATTGCACTGCTTTGGCCCAATTTAATCAGTAATTTCGTGGGTATATTTGCATTTGCTTTGTTCTACCTAAAGGCTAGATCAGTCAACATATCGTAG
- the tnpB gene encoding IS200/IS605 family element RNA-guided endonuclease TnpB, producing MHKAYNFRLYPNKSQQTVINQTLGSCRFVYNYYLDRRIEAYKTVKETLNYTKCAANLKELKKELPWLKAVDSIALQQSLRDLDVSYKNFFQKRAGFPKFKSRRNNKQSYRTQMVNNNIKVMGDKLVLPKIGAVSFAKSREIEGNITSVTVKKTASGKYFASVLADVHTPKSLKVSSQKVGIDLGLRDLAVLSTGEAIKNPKTLAEAERKLQKMQRELSRKQKGSKNRNKARIKLAIQHEKVANIRKDFLHKLSTRLIHENQVICLETLSPKGMMKNRRLSKAIGDASWGTFKQMLLYKADWYGRTVHFVDRFFPSSQICSACGCRNKEIKDMTIRQWQCPHCQALHQRDINASINILQQGLVELGMIA from the coding sequence ATGCATAAAGCCTACAATTTCAGGCTCTACCCTAATAAATCACAGCAGACGGTCATTAACCAAACCCTTGGCTCCTGCCGTTTCGTCTACAACTATTACCTAGATAGGCGGATTGAAGCCTACAAAACGGTAAAAGAAACGCTTAACTATACTAAGTGTGCTGCCAACCTAAAAGAATTAAAGAAAGAGTTGCCGTGGCTCAAAGCTGTTGACAGCATTGCTCTGCAGCAAAGCCTGCGGGATTTAGATGTAAGCTACAAGAATTTCTTCCAGAAACGAGCAGGCTTTCCTAAATTCAAAAGTAGACGAAACAACAAGCAATCTTACCGCACACAAATGGTCAACAACAACATCAAGGTGATGGGAGATAAACTTGTACTGCCCAAAATTGGGGCGGTTTCGTTTGCTAAAAGCCGTGAAATTGAAGGCAACATCACATCTGTCACCGTCAAAAAGACGGCTTCGGGCAAATATTTTGCTTCAGTTCTTGCAGATGTCCACACGCCGAAGTCGCTAAAGGTCAGCAGCCAGAAGGTTGGCATCGACCTCGGGCTCAGGGATTTGGCTGTCCTCTCCACGGGAGAGGCAATCAAAAACCCCAAAACCTTGGCGGAAGCCGAAAGAAAACTGCAAAAGATGCAGCGGGAATTATCCCGCAAACAAAAAGGCAGCAAAAATAGGAACAAAGCCAGAATTAAGCTGGCTATCCAGCATGAAAAAGTGGCTAATATCCGCAAAGACTTCCTGCATAAGCTCTCAACCAGGCTGATTCATGAAAACCAAGTGATATGCCTGGAAACGCTAAGCCCTAAGGGAATGATGAAAAACAGGCGCTTATCCAAAGCTATCGGTGATGCCAGTTGGGGAACATTTAAGCAAATGCTTCTCTATAAAGCCGATTGGTATGGCAGAACCGTACACTTCGTGGACCGTTTCTTCCCATCCAGCCAAATATGCAGTGCGTGCGGATGCAGAAACAAAGAAATCAAAGACATGACTATACGCCAATGGCAATGTCCGCACTGTCAAGCACTGCACCAGAGGGATATCAATGCCAGTATTAATATTTTGCAGCAAGGACTTGTGGAGTTGGGTATGATAGCCTAG
- a CDS encoding PIN domain-containing protein yields MNIVDANIILRYLLSDNDELTQKAALLIENEDIFVPNEVIAEIVYVLQKVYKISNKEICRALRELFDYDNIQVYDKQVIFEALQTYSTIKIDFVDSLLLAYKNVRNHEVYSFDKQLIQLLTR; encoded by the coding sequence ATGAATATAGTTGATGCTAATATAATTTTAAGATATCTTCTAAGTGATAATGATGAGTTGACACAGAAAGCCGCATTGTTGATAGAAAATGAAGATATTTTTGTTCCTAATGAAGTGATAGCTGAAATAGTTTATGTCCTCCAAAAGGTTTATAAGATAAGTAATAAAGAAATATGCAGAGCATTGCGTGAGCTTTTTGATTATGATAATATCCAGGTCTATGATAAACAAGTCATTTTCGAAGCTTTACAGACTTACTCAACGATAAAGATTGATTTTGTAGACTCTCTTCTGCTGGCATATAAAAATGTTAGAAATCATGAAGTTTATAGTTTTGATAAACAATTAATTCAGCTCCTTACTAGATGA
- a CDS encoding redoxin domain-containing protein, whose translation MDFLLKDQNGTDIRLSDFKGKKVLLSFHPLAWTSVCSDQMSSLEENRENFAALNTIALGLSVDSLPCKKAWADSLGISGTSLLCDFWPHGDVASQYGVFRDKHGTSERANIILDENGREMFRKIYPIKELPDINEIIERLKNPPALDSTDKDS comes from the coding sequence ATGGATTTTTTGTTGAAAGACCAGAATGGTACGGATATTCGTCTCTCTGATTTTAAAGGCAAGAAAGTGCTGCTTTCATTTCATCCCCTGGCCTGGACCAGTGTATGCTCGGATCAAATGAGCTCCCTGGAAGAAAACCGGGAAAATTTTGCTGCACTGAACACGATAGCACTGGGTCTCAGTGTGGATTCCTTGCCCTGCAAAAAGGCATGGGCCGACTCTCTTGGTATTAGCGGCACCAGTCTGCTCTGTGACTTCTGGCCTCACGGAGATGTTGCCTCACAGTACGGTGTGTTCCGTGATAAGCATGGCACTTCGGAACGGGCCAACATAATACTTGACGAAAATGGACGTGAAATGTTTCGAAAAATATACCCCATCAAAGAGCTTCCGGATATCAATGAAATAATTGAACGGCTAAAAAACCCGCCTGCATTAGACAGCACTGACAAGGACAGTTAA
- a CDS encoding saccharopine dehydrogenase family protein: MKVIFFGGTGSMGQRAVSELCSFSEIKEVTVTARTREKYETLLNQIKKGNEKLKYLEFDINSAEDLAGIIRGHDVAASAIGPFYRYEKRLALAAVTAGADYVSICDDFDAAQQVFELDGFVRERHQRVLTGVGWTPGLSSFMARAGADSLDTVEKINVSWAGNSDDSVGAAVILHVLHIFYGLVPSFMDGELKMVPAGSGKEVVSFPGVLDRINVYNVGHPEPVTMPRYFSGVKEVTLKGGINEDVLNKLALLVGRLGLSKSQTTRDMLAAMLRKSLPLLRKTIGAASEHSGIRVDISGTLNGENKQLVYSAAGPMDILTGVPMAVAVRELAKGNIKQVGVFAPEAPGVLDPSVFFDELEKRGVQIIREEKKG, from the coding sequence TTGAAAGTAATATTTTTTGGCGGTACCGGTAGTATGGGACAGCGGGCAGTTAGTGAGCTCTGCAGCTTTTCTGAAATTAAGGAAGTTACAGTAACAGCAAGAACCCGTGAGAAATATGAAACACTGTTAAATCAAATAAAAAAAGGGAACGAAAAGCTGAAATATCTTGAATTTGATATTAACAGTGCAGAGGATCTTGCCGGTATTATCCGCGGGCATGATGTTGCTGCCAGCGCAATTGGGCCGTTTTACAGATATGAGAAGAGACTGGCTTTGGCTGCTGTCACAGCTGGCGCTGACTACGTTAGTATTTGCGATGACTTTGACGCTGCACAACAGGTATTTGAACTGGACGGTTTTGTGCGGGAAAGGCATCAACGTGTACTTACGGGAGTGGGTTGGACACCGGGGCTCTCCAGTTTTATGGCCAGAGCAGGCGCTGATTCCCTTGATACAGTAGAAAAGATTAATGTCTCATGGGCGGGTAATTCAGACGACTCTGTGGGAGCCGCAGTAATTCTTCATGTTCTACATATCTTTTACGGATTGGTTCCTTCATTTATGGATGGGGAACTGAAAATGGTTCCTGCCGGCTCAGGCAAAGAGGTTGTTAGCTTTCCCGGTGTTCTTGACAGAATTAATGTATATAATGTGGGGCATCCAGAGCCGGTAACCATGCCGCGATATTTTTCCGGTGTTAAAGAAGTGACCTTAAAGGGTGGAATTAATGAAGATGTCCTCAATAAACTGGCGCTGCTTGTGGGAAGGCTTGGCCTCAGTAAAAGCCAAACTACCCGGGACATGCTTGCGGCAATGCTGAGAAAGTCACTGCCGCTTTTGCGAAAAACTATAGGTGCGGCATCGGAGCACTCAGGAATCAGGGTTGATATTTCAGGCACCTTAAACGGAGAGAATAAGCAATTGGTATATAGCGCTGCCGGCCCTATGGATATCCTGACCGGAGTACCTATGGCTGTTGCTGTGAGGGAGCTTGCAAAAGGCAATATAAAGCAAGTAGGTGTATTTGCACCGGAAGCGCCAGGCGTTTTAGATCCTTCAGTTTTCTTTGACGAACTTGAAAAAAGGGGTGTGCAGATTATCAGAGAGGAGAAAAAGGGTTAA